A DNA window from Helianthus annuus cultivar XRQ/B chromosome 15, HanXRQr2.0-SUNRISE, whole genome shotgun sequence contains the following coding sequences:
- the LOC118487188 gene encoding uncharacterized protein LOC118487188, producing MAVMERARAKLHRSQGIQMGTYHGSLSTKGLSKTQLGGVIFGANKTKVNKCICKKLFDELRYDHMKSVYLLLQSHQYAPPFNGSKMCVETLMTSHEWYPLYFKWLRRKRELEVIISTWVMCNL from the exons ATGGCCGTAATGGAACGTGCAAGGGCGAAGCTACATAGGAGCCAGGGGATACAG ATGGGTACCTATCATGGTTCATTAAGTACTAAAGGTTTATCAAAAACTCAACTTGGTGGTGTCATATTTGGTGCCAATAAAACAAAAGTCAACAAATGCATTTGCAAGAAACTCTTTG ATGAACTTAGATATGATCATATGAAATCAGTTTATCTTCTTCTGCAAAGTCACCAATATGCACCTCCTTTTAACGGGTCAAAGATGTGCGTAGAAACTTTGATGACTTCCCAT gaatggTATCCTCTTTATTTCAAATGGTTAAGGCGAAAGCGTGAATTAGAGGTGATAATCTCAACCTGGGTTATGTGTAATTTGTAA